From a region of the Mercurialis annua linkage group LG1-X, ddMerAnnu1.2, whole genome shotgun sequence genome:
- the LOC126664584 gene encoding protein NRT1/ PTR FAMILY 5.6-like, translating to MESETKSRDDEQKWVYDSSVDFQGKIPARSSTGVWRASLFIIAIEFSERLSYFGLATSLIIYMTRVMHEDLKTAAKSVNYWSGVTTLIPLLGGFLADAYFGRFFTVFFSSFVYLLGLTLLTLSQFVPSLKACDEEPCHQARKVHEVVFFLALYLISIGTGGHKPALESFGADQFDDDHAEERKKKMSYFNWWNFGLCSGLFLGVTVIVYIQDHISWGVAYIILTASMAFSLIIFIIGRPFYRYRVPAGSLFTPMLQVLVAAIKKRNLQVPSSADELYEVPELEIKKGRLLCHTDKLKFLDKAAILEDKENSTTETKNPWRLATVTKVEEMKLILNMIPIWLMALPFGIGVAQASTFFIKQSTTLNRKIGNDFLIPPASIYAIGAIGMIISVTVYEKILVPILRRVTGNERGIKILQRIGIGMALSILTMVTSALVERKRLKVVQEHGNVKGGSLPMSVFWLAPQYLIFGIGDGFTLVGLQEYFYDQVPDSMRSLGIAFYLSVIGAGSFLSSLLITVVDDVTERYGKSWFGNDLNSSRLDNFFWLLAAMNAANLVVYVVLARRYSYKIVNRSVAVADCSGDDWAGSVA from the exons ATGGAGtcagaaacaaaatcaagagaCGATGAACAGAAATGGGTTTATGATTCTTCTGTTGATTTCCAAGGAAAAATTCCTGCCCGTTCTTCTACTGGTGTTTGGAGAGCTTCTCTTTTTATCATCG CAATTGAATTCAGTGAGAGGCTAAGTTATTTTGGACTGGCAACAAGCTTAATTATATACATGACAAGGGTGATGCATGAAGACCTCAAAACTGCTGCAAAAAGTGTCAACTACTGGTCTGGTGTCACCACTTTGATCCCTCTTTTGGGAGGCTTTCTTGCTGATGCTTACTTTGGTCGCTTCTTCACTGTTTTCTTTTCTTCCTTTGTCTATCTTCTG GGATTAACACTATTAACACTATCCCAATTCGTACCAAGTCTCAAAGCTTGTGATGAAGAACCCTGTCACCAAGCAAGAAAAGTTCATGAAGTAGTATTTTTCTTGGCCTTATACTTAATCTCCATAGGAACTGGAGGACATAAACCAGCTTTAGAAAGTTTCGGAGCGGACCAATTCGATGATGATCATGCCGAAGAGCGTAAAAAGAAAATGTCGTATTTCAATTGGTGGAATTTCGGACTTTGTTCAGGGCTTTTTCTTGGTGTAACAGTCATTGTTTATATACAAGATCATATCAGTTGGGGAGTTGCTTATATTATTTTAACTGCATCCATGGCTTTCTCGctgattatttttattatcgGACGTCCGTTTTACCGTTATCGGGTTCCTGCCGGTAGTCTCTTTACGCCTATGTTGCAGGTTCTTGTTGCTGCTATTAAGAAAAGAAACCTGCAAGTTCCTTCTAGTGCTGATGAATTGTATGAAGTCCCTGAGTTGGAAATCAAAAAAGGAAGACTTCTTTGCCATACCGACAAGCTCAA GTTTCTTGACAAAGCAGCAATTTTAGAAGATAAAGAGAACAGTACCACAGAGACGAAAAATCCGTGGAGACTTGCAACCGTGACGAAAGTCGAGGAGATGAAGCTAATTCTCAACATGATCCCCATATGGCTAATGGCTTTACCATTCGGGATCGGTGTAGCACAAGCCTCTACCTTCTTCATCAAGCAAAGCACCACATTAAACCGAAAAATCGGTAACGATTTCTTGATCCCGCCGGCTTCCATTTACGCAATAGGAGCCATTGGCATGATAATCTCAGTCACTGTCTACGAAAAGATACTAGTACCAATCTTACGAAGAGTAACAGGAAACGAACGAGGAATCAAAATCCTACAAAGAATCGGAATAGGAATGGCACTCTCAATCCTTACAATGGTAACATCAGCTTTAGTCGAGCGAAAAAGACTAAAAGTTGTGCAGGAACACGGAAATGTAAAGGGCGGTTCATTGCCAATGAGTGTGTTTTGGTTAGCTCCACAGTATCTGATTTTCGGAATAGGAGACGGGTTCACATTGGTGGGACTGCAAGAGTATTTCTATGATCAAGTTCCGGATTCGATGCGGAGTTTAGGTATAGCATTCTACTTAAGTGTGATTGGTGCTGGAAGTTTTCTTAGTAGTTTGCTGATAACTGTGGTGGATGATGTTACGGAGAGATATGGTAAGAGTTGGTTCGGAAACGACCTTAATAGCAGTCGTTTGGATAATTTCTTTTGGCTTTTAGCAGCCATGAATGCTGCAAATTTAGTGGTGTATGTCGTTTTGGCTCGGCGGTATTCTTATAAAATTGTTAATAGGAGTGTTGCTGTGGCTGATTGTTCTGGTGATGATTGGGCAGGCTCTGTGGCCTGA